One segment of Gammaproteobacteria bacterium DNA contains the following:
- a CDS encoding DUF2442 domain-containing protein: MNTTIVEIEPVAIRAWAKKRMIYLELTDGRIVGFPADRFKILSQASENQLKEVQVEVGGHALRWEKLDEDLTVAGVVAGRFQLPLPRQAA, from the coding sequence ATGAATACCACAATCGTTGAAATAGAACCTGTCGCTATCAGAGCTTGGGCCAAGAAACGGATGATTTATCTTGAATTAACGGATGGACGGATAGTGGGTTTCCCTGCTGATCGCTTTAAGATTCTCAGCCAAGCCTCTGAAAATCAGCTTAAAGAAGTTCAGGTAGAGGTAGGCGGACATGCACTCAGATGGGAAAAGCTTGACGAAGACTTGACCGTAGCTGGTGTAGTTGCCGGAAGATTTCAACTCCCATTGCCTAGACAAGCAGCCTAA
- a CDS encoding DUF4160 domain-containing protein codes for MPTVLRIGSFRFHFYSDEGDEPPHIHVRCSSGECKFWLVPVALARNRGVPPHDLREIERLVFENRQTLINKYHEYHNR; via the coding sequence ATGCCAACAGTTCTGAGAATTGGAAGTTTTCGCTTCCACTTTTACTCAGATGAAGGAGACGAACCTCCTCACATTCATGTACGCTGTTCCAGTGGTGAATGTAAGTTTTGGCTTGTCCCTGTAGCCTTAGCTCGTAATCGCGGTGTACCTCCCCATGATTTACGAGAAATTGAAAGACTTGTATTTGAAAATAGGCAAACCTTGATTAATAAATACCATGAATACCACAATCGTTGA
- a CDS encoding DUF2970 domain-containing protein, with amino-acid sequence MPSKPDSDHSNPPSNSRSTGPLSIVLSVLSAFFGVQSEKNRERDFQHGRPIHYILVGLIMTLLFIFGVLVAVKLALRSAGV; translated from the coding sequence ATGCCTTCCAAGCCTGATAGCGATCATTCCAATCCTCCATCCAATAGTCGTTCGACCGGGCCGCTGAGCATCGTCCTCAGTGTACTGTCGGCGTTCTTCGGGGTGCAAAGCGAGAAAAACCGCGAGCGGGATTTCCAGCATGGCCGTCCAATTCATTACATTCTGGTCGGATTGATTATGACTTTGCTGTTTATTTTTGGGGTGCTAGTTGCGGTCAAGCTGGCATTGCGCTCCGCGGGCGTCTAG